Part of the Oscillibacter hominis genome is shown below.
CGGTATTCCGGGCTCCCTGGGGGGAGGCGTGTGCATGAACGCCGGGGCCTACGGCGGTGAGATGTGTCAGGTGGTGGAGGAGGTCACGGCCCTTTTTCCCGACGGCGTGCGGACCTTAAGAGGCGACGAACTGAAGTTCGGCTACCGCCACAGCGTATTCTCCGATCAGTCCGACTCGGTGATCCTTTCGGCCCTGATAAGGCTCCGGAGTGGAGAGGAACAGCAGATCAAGGCGCAGATGGAGGAGCTGTTGAGGCGGAGGAAGGCCAGCCAGCCCCTGGAGTATCCCAGCGCAGGCAGCACCTTCAAACGACCTGCCGGACATTACGCCGGTACGCTGATCGACCAATGCGGACTGAAGGGCCGTACAGTGGGCGGCGCCCAGGTGTCTGAAAAACACGCCGGATTCATCATCAACCGGGGCGGGGCCACCTTCGCCGACGTGACAGAACTGATCCGGCTGGTACAGGAGACGGTGCTCCGGGAGAGCGGCGTGCAGCTGGAGCCGGAAGTGCGGATCATCCGCTGAAAGAAGTGAAACCATGGAAATTGTAATCATCACCGGACTCTCCGGAGCGGGGAAGAGCAAGGCCGCCTCCTTTTTGGAGGACATGGGCTTTTATATTGTGGACAATATGCCCGCGGCCATGATTTTAA
Proteins encoded:
- the murB gene encoding UDP-N-acetylmuramate dehydrogenase, which gives rise to MFWYECLDEKVKEYLPDLKLACDEPMSRHTSFHIGGPAKRMAFPASRAQAVLLAHFARECGARALVLGNGTNLLTADEGLDLLAINLSQSLTSIRRTGECLIEADAGVSLARLADFARKASLTGLEFAHGIPGSLGGGVCMNAGAYGGEMCQVVEEVTALFPDGVRTLRGDELKFGYRHSVFSDQSDSVILSALIRLRSGEEQQIKAQMEELLRRRKASQPLEYPSAGSTFKRPAGHYAGTLIDQCGLKGRTVGGAQVSEKHAGFIINRGGATFADVTELIRLVQETVLRESGVQLEPEVRIIR